The region tcctcaaagcaagtaatattttggttataaatgtttcctcaaatgacaatatcaacatgaaaacagaCTGTTATGACTCCGGCACTgaacatctctgagtgataattTCAGGCAGGCAATGTCCAAGCTCACAAGATTCATCTGCGCATTGAGAAGGGGCGAAACACATctcacgtaaagtgttcttccacaaaatTTCTTGCAATGTTAAGTTTCAACTagagatgtcactagagagcacaaagatCCGCAGTGCAGCTTTAACTACAGTTATTAGAACTGTCCTGTTCACCCCAACACAACTACATTCAGTGTATTCAAATCTCTCCATCTCTACTCACAATCCAACAAGAAAGCTCAGTGTGATTCTGCCCCATACTGGCAGAGATTAACATACTGATTCTGGAAAGGCTGAAAGAGTCAGATTTTCCACTGAGCATTGAAAACATGCTATGATGATTCTAGTTTTTTAGCATGTCTCTTTTGATGAGCATTAAAACTCGTTAAATAAGCAAATCTCTCCCCGCAGATAGAGCagctgtaaggtttctctcctgtaTGCACTCTCTGATGGGTTTTCAGGACATCTTGGAAGGCAAATGTTTTGTCACACTGAGTGCATTTGTAAGGTCTTTCTCCAGTATGTGTCCTCTGGTGCTTTTTTAAGTTATAATGTTTACTGAAATTCTTCCCACAAACGCTACAGTGATAAGGCTTTTCTCCCGTGTGCACTCTCACATGAACTCTCAAATCACCTGGATCAGAAAATCTCTTTCCACAGTGAGAGCAgaggtaaggtttctctccagtgtgcatTCTCTCATGGATTATCAGCTGAGACTTATGACGGTAATGTTTATCACAGTGGGAGCATCGATAGGGTTTCTCCTCAGAGTGTGTTTTCTGATGCGATTGTAGACTATATGACTGCGTAAATGTTTTTCCACATTCACCGCACTGATACGGCCTCTCATTGGTGTGCATACGCAAGTGTTTCTTAAGTTGGGGTCCATAGCTGAATCCCTTCTCACACTGAGgacacttgtatggtttctcccCCGTGTGTATTCTCTTATGAGCAACAAGACTTCCTTTCGTTGTGAAACACTTGTCACACTCACTGCATTGAAAAGGCTTTTCACCACTGTGTGTCCTCATGTGAATTTGTAGAGTAGAAGGAGCTGAGAAAATCTTCCCGCACTGATCACAGTGGAACCCCTCTCTTCTGTGCACTTCTGAATGAAGTTTCTTCTCTTCTTTGGTAGAAAAGCTGCACCCACATCTCCTACATTTGAAGAATTTATTTTCTGTGCATCTTCTCTCACGTCTCACTAAACGTGACTGTGACACTCTTTTACCAGATGCTGTCAAACGCTGTTTTGATGTAGAAGCCGTTTCTCCACCAGCAGATGAATCACTGTTTTCTACAAGGAACATGACAGTTAATAATAGTAAGATTGCAAATATTACACAAACTATTTATAATGAATGTGATGTTGTGTGGTTAGAGAGCAAGGCTTGAGGTGAAGAAAAATATCCATCAGAATGAATAATATCCATCCATGTGTTTAtcctcactttaatgcatatCTGTGACTTTAATTAGATAATAATGTGTTCTAAATAGAagggcatgcaaaaaaaaagtgACTATGAAAACATCCCCCATATCGTGTTTtagcctgcctgcctgcctgtctgtgtatctacctacctacctacataGCTATCTATCTACGTATCCATAtatgtatccatccatccatgtatcCATCCAAGTATGTATGtatctacagttgaagtaagaagtttacatacacttaggttgaattaATTAAAACTCCTTTTTTAAGCACTctacagattttatattagcaaattatagttttggcaagtcgtttaggtcATCTGCTTTGTGCACGGCACAAGtagtttttccaacaattgtttcacttttaattgactagatcacaattccagtgggtcagaagtttacatgcactaagttaactgtgcctttaagcagcttggaaaattgatgtaaagcctttaggcaattagccaattagcttctgataggaggtgtactgaattggaggtgtacttgtggatgtattttaaggcctaccttcaaactcagtgcctctttgcttgacatcatgtgaaaatcaaaagaaatcagccaagacctcagaattattttatttttttattttatttttcaggttTTAGgtttgatataggactcattttactgtggatatagatacctgtctacctgtttcctccagcatcttcacaaggtcctttgctgttgttctgggattgatttgcacttttcgcaccaaactacgttcatttctaggagacagattgtgtctccttcctgagcagtatgatggatgcgtggtcccatggtgtttatacttgcgtactattgtttgtacagatgaacgtggtaccttcaggtgtttggaaattgttaccaaggatgaaccaaacttgtggaggtccaaaaaaatcagatcttggctgattt is a window of Myxocyprinus asiaticus isolate MX2 ecotype Aquarium Trade chromosome 8, UBuf_Myxa_2, whole genome shotgun sequence DNA encoding:
- the LOC127444656 gene encoding zinc finger protein 883-like — its product is MKLFSPPVNSLNKERRTHSLFRCSAAASFIHLCHLSVSILDDFLSFMTANQTFSLCFDKSFKYPVSGVLLSFCVEMLKMSLQVDLMCCKSVGTDLSMLDIDDLMTEISQLKKEVALLEAKLRERGDPLNGEELEKVSCQSSVCVTDGTSTECQDSVWSIRDQRSEQRSRDTQDSELSLTLLCYTDTQESVCDSNQGDQTSTESLASEQMMMEMTEETTVEEQHTDYNKNHDEDVYFIVSENSDSSAGGETASTSKQRLTASGKRVSQSRLVRRERRCTENKFFKCRRCGCSFSTKEEKKLHSEVHRREGFHCDQCGKIFSAPSTLQIHMRTHSGEKPFQCSECDKCFTTKGSLVAHKRIHTGEKPYKCPQCEKGFSYGPQLKKHLRMHTNERPYQCGECGKTFTQSYSLQSHQKTHSEEKPYRCSHCDKHYRHKSQLIIHERMHTGEKPYLCSHCGKRFSDPGDLRVHVRVHTGEKPYHCSVCGKNFSKHYNLKKHQRTHTGERPYKCTQCDKTFAFQDVLKTHQRVHTGEKPYSCSICGERFAYLTSFNAHQKRHAKKLESS